In the genome of Bacteroidales bacterium, the window ACTCCAATTCTAATAAAATCAACACCTGAGGGAGCAAGAGACTTTGTTGTTCCATCACGAATGAATCCGGGAGAGTTTTATGCACTTCCTCAATCTCCACAGACATTTAAACAACTATTGATGGTGTCTGGTTTTGATAGATATTTTCAAATAGCAAAATGTTTCCGTGATGAAGATTTACGTGCTGATCGTCAGCCGGAGTTTACTCAAATAGATTGCGAAATGTCGTTTGTTGAACAAGAAGATGTTTTGAACATATTTGAGAATATGACTAAACATGTATTCAAAGCAATAAAAGGTATTGAGTTTGAAGGAAACTTCCCAAGAATGACATGGCACGATGCTATGAAATATTATGGAAGTGACAAACCCGATATTCGCTTTGGTATGACCTTTGTTGAGTTGAAAGATTTAACAGAAGGTAAAAACTTTGTAGTATTTGATTCTGTCCCATACGTTGGCGGTATATGTGCTAAGGGTTGTGCCTCATACACCCGTAAACAAATTGATGAACTAACAGAGTTTGTTAAACGTCCACAAGTAGGAGCAAAAGGTTTGGTGTATGTAAAATGTGAAGAAAACGGAACATTTAAGTCATCAGTAGATAAATTCTATAACCAAGATGATTTAAAACTATGGGCAGAGCGTTTTGATGCTAAACCTGGTGATTTGCTATTAATATTGGCAGGAGAGACCTCAAAAACCCGTAAAGCACTATGTGAACTTCGTTTAGAGATGGGTAATCGTTTAGGTCTAAGAGATAAAAATGTTTTTGCACCACTATGGATAATTGATTTCCCACTATTGGAGTGGGATGATGAAACTCAACGCTATTATGCAATGCATCATCCGTTTACATCACCTAAACCCGAAGATATTGCATTGTTAGATTCAAACCCAGGAGCAGTACGAGCAAATGCCTACGATATGGTATTTAATGGAGTAGAGTTGGGTGGCGGTTCAATACGTATTCATGATAGTGAATTGCAAGATAAAATGTTTGAGATTTTAGGATTTACACAAGAACAAGCACATTATCAATTCGGTTTCTTGATGGATGCCTTTAAATATGGAGCACCTCCTCATGGAGGATTGGCCTTTGGCTTAGACCGTTTTGTATCTCTTCTTGCAGGGCTTGATTCAATTAGAGATTGTATAGCATTCCCTAAAAACAACTCAGGCCGAGATACAATGAGTGGAGCTCCATCTATAATTGATGATTCGCAACTAAAAGAGTTGCAAATAAAATTAGACATACAAGCATAATCTTTATTGATGAAGATATCAGAGATAATATCAGCGATTGAAGAACTTGCTCCAATATCCCTAAAAGAAGAGTATGATAATCCAGGTATGCAAGTAGGGGATAGTAGCATTAATGCAACAGGAGCATTGTTGTGTGTAGATGTTACAGAAGATGTTGTAGATGAGGCGATAGAGTGTGGTATAAATTTGATTATATCGCATCATCCAATCTTGTTTAAAGGACTAAAATCGGTTACAGGAAAGAATTATATTGAGCGAGTAGTTATAAAGGCAATAAAGCATAATATTGCAATATATTCTGCTCATACTAATTTAGATAATGCATATGGAGGGGTAAATTATAGAATTGCTCAGAATTTAAATCTTTCAAATGTAAGAGTGTTATCTCCGTTGAAGAATCAACTTCTAAAACTTATTGTATTTGTGCCAGAAGTTGCCGTAGAAGATGTTCGTTCAGCAATGTTAGCTTCAGGAGCAGGTAAGATAGGAGATTATGATATGTGTAGTTACAATATGAGTGGTTACGGAACATTTAGAGCATGTGAAGGAGCAAACCCATATTGTGGTGAAATAGGATCACTCCATAAAGAAAATGAGGTGAGGGTAGAGGTTATATTACCTGTATACCTTAAAAATAAGGTGGTAGATGCTATGCTTAAAGTTCATCCTTATCAAGAACCTGCTTATGATATAATTAAATTGGAGAATGAGAATAATTATGCAGGAAGCGGTGTAATAGGAGAGTTAAGTGAAGATGTGACAACAGAAGATTTTCTAAAAAGAATAAAAAAAGTTTTTAATGTAGAATCAATAAAATACTCTTCTGTTGTAAAAGAAAAAATTAAAAGAGTAGCATTGTGTGGAGGTTCAGGAGCATTTCTTATTAATGATGCAATAAGGGCAAATGCAGATGTATTTATTACTGGAGAAATAGGTTATCATAACTTTTTTACCGCAGAAAATAAGATTCTTTTAGTTGAAGCAGGACATTATGAGACAGAACAATGCATAAAAGATATTTTTTGTGATATAATTACAAAAAAATTTCCTAATTTTGCAGTTCAATATGCAAATGTTAGAATTAACCCGATAAATTATTTATAATAAATATATGGCTAAGGATAAAGAGTACACAGTAGAGGAGCGTTTAAAAGCACTTTACGAATTGCAAACATTACTTTCTAAGATTGATAAAATTAAAACTCTTAGAGGTGAGTTACCATTAGAGGTGAAAGACTTGGAAGATAGTATTATTGGTCTTGAAACCCGTTTGGAGAATTATAAAAATGATGTTAAAGAATTTACCACCTCTATTGCTACTCATAAAGTAGGTATTCAAGAGGCTCAAGCTCTTATTAATAAGTACACTGAGCAACAAAACAATGTACGAAATAATAAAGAGTACGATCATTTAACAAAAGAGATTGAGTATCAAGGATTAGAGGTTGAGGCACGAGAGAAAAAAGTTCGTGATTTAACTAAATTAATTAACGATAGAAAAGAAGAGATTGAGGATTTGGAGCAATTATTAGTTGATCGTAAAGCTGAGTTCCAAGAGAAACGTAGCGAATTAGATGATATAATAGCCGAAACTCGTCAAGATGAAGAGAAACTAAGAGAACAAGCTAAAGCACTTGAGCAAGAGATTGAGCCAAGACTCTTGTCTTCATTTAAGAGAATACGTAAAAATGCTCGTAATGGTTTAGGAATTGTTTACATCCAACGTGATGCTTGTGGAGGATGTTTCAATAAAATTCCACCTCAAAGACAAATGGATATTAAACTTCGCAAGAAAGTTATTGTATGTGAGTATTGTGGAAGAATTATGATTGACCCTGAATTAGCAGGAGTTGAATAGAAACTTAAAAAAAAAGAAAATAGAAAAAAGTCTCGATTTAAATCGAGACTTTTTTGTTGTAATACACTAATATTTACTAATATAGATGTAAAACCTATAAATTAAATAGTTCTATATACAATTATCAATTTCGTTATAGTTGGGAATATCCTTCATAAATGTATATCTATTATTTGTGTAGTCAATTTTGCAACAATAACTTCTTATTCCATTTGAAACAATAATATAATCAACTTTTAAAACAGAGTTGTATCTTGTAATCTGATTAAATACCTCTTGAGTTATTTCAATATTTGGAGCTTTATACTCTATTATTGCACAAGGAGAACCAAATTTGTTATATACAACAGTATCGCATCTGCGTTTTATGTTGTTTTGTATTAGAGATATTTCATTTCCCATTCTACCGGCAGGATAACCCTTTTGAGTAGTTAAAGTAGCAACAAATCTTTGTCGTACCTCTTCTTCGGGAGTAAGAGTTACAAATCTATTGCGTAGAGAATCCCATATAAAAGTTTTCCCATTTTCCTCTTTTAATAAAAAATCATATTCAGGTAAATTCAACTTCATTCCCTATTACTTGCGATACACAAATATATTGATTAATTTTACATCAAAATTACATAAAAACAACTAAATAACATATCATCACCATATATAAAAATGGCACAAGCGAACGATAAATATCTGCAAATAATCTCTAATATCAAAAAAGGCGAATTAAAACCTGTGTATCTGCTGATGGGTGATGAATCATATTACATTGATTCAATAACAGATGCTATAATAGAGAATGCACTTGATGAATCAGAAAGAGATTTCAATCAAACAATATTGTATGGACTAGATGCAGAGATTTCATCGCTTATTAATACAGCAAAGCGTTATCCTATGATGTCGAGTCGTCAATTAGTTGTACTTAAAGAGGCTCAGATGTTCGATGATATAGACGATATAATAATGTATGTAGAGCATTATCAGCCAAGCACTGTATTTGTAATCAATTATAAAGGTGGAGTTTTAAAGAATAAGAAACTTATTACTGCTATTGAGAAGATAGGTGCTGTATATGAATTTAAAAAGTTGTATGAGAATCAAATACCTAAATTTATTACAGATTACTTACAGAACTATTCTTTAAAAATTGAACCCAAGGCAGTTTCAATGCTGTCTGATTATATCGGAAATGATTTAAGTAGAATTGCCGGAGAGTTAGATAAACTGCGAATAGTAATAGGCGATAGTAAAGAGATAACCGCCCATCTTGTAGAGAATAATATAGGAATAAGCAAAGACTATAATAATTTTGAATTTCTTGCAGCACTCGTAAGGAAAGATATATATAAGGTAAATAAAATTATAAACTATTTTGAAAGCAATCCTAAAAACAACTCAATAATACCAACAATAAGGATGATGTTTAACTTCTTCTCAAACTTGTTGTTGTTGTATTATGCGCCAGATAAAAGTGATGCAGGGTTGCTTAAAGAGTTGAATCTTAAAACGACATTCCAACTCAAAGAATATAATACTGCAAAAATTAATTATAATGTTTTTAAGTGTGTTGATATTATTGCACTCTTAAGAGAGTATGATGCAAAATCAAAAGGAGTGGGAATATCCTCCTCTACAACTGATGCCTCATTATTGAGGGAGTTGTCATATAAAATTATGCATTAGTTAAAATTTTGAGAAGAGAAAATATAGAAT includes:
- the aspS gene encoding aspartate--tRNA ligase, with the protein product MFRSMTCGQLRLADVDKEVILAGWVQRVRKMGGMTFIDLRDRYGITQLVFNQEVDASLCEKANHLGREFVIQIKGIVKERYSKNANIPTGDIEIIVSELNILSTSDTPPFTIEDESDGGDDLRMQYRFLDLRRDCVRKNLELRHKLAFEVRRFLDSEGFLEIETPILIKSTPEGARDFVVPSRMNPGEFYALPQSPQTFKQLLMVSGFDRYFQIAKCFRDEDLRADRQPEFTQIDCEMSFVEQEDVLNIFENMTKHVFKAIKGIEFEGNFPRMTWHDAMKYYGSDKPDIRFGMTFVELKDLTEGKNFVVFDSVPYVGGICAKGCASYTRKQIDELTEFVKRPQVGAKGLVYVKCEENGTFKSSVDKFYNQDDLKLWAERFDAKPGDLLLILAGETSKTRKALCELRLEMGNRLGLRDKNVFAPLWIIDFPLLEWDDETQRYYAMHHPFTSPKPEDIALLDSNPGAVRANAYDMVFNGVELGGGSIRIHDSELQDKMFEILGFTQEQAHYQFGFLMDAFKYGAPPHGGLAFGLDRFVSLLAGLDSIRDCIAFPKNNSGRDTMSGAPSIIDDSQLKELQIKLDIQA
- a CDS encoding Nif3-like dinuclear metal center hexameric protein codes for the protein MKISEIISAIEELAPISLKEEYDNPGMQVGDSSINATGALLCVDVTEDVVDEAIECGINLIISHHPILFKGLKSVTGKNYIERVVIKAIKHNIAIYSAHTNLDNAYGGVNYRIAQNLNLSNVRVLSPLKNQLLKLIVFVPEVAVEDVRSAMLASGAGKIGDYDMCSYNMSGYGTFRACEGANPYCGEIGSLHKENEVRVEVILPVYLKNKVVDAMLKVHPYQEPAYDIIKLENENNYAGSGVIGELSEDVTTEDFLKRIKKVFNVESIKYSSVVKEKIKRVALCGGSGAFLINDAIRANADVFITGEIGYHNFFTAENKILLVEAGHYETEQCIKDIFCDIITKKFPNFAVQYANVRINPINYL
- a CDS encoding type I restriction enzyme HsdR N-terminal domain-containing protein; translation: MKLNLPEYDFLLKEENGKTFIWDSLRNRFVTLTPEEEVRQRFVATLTTQKGYPAGRMGNEISLIQNNIKRRCDTVVYNKFGSPCAIIEYKAPNIEITQEVFNQITRYNSVLKVDYIIVSNGIRSYCCKIDYTNNRYTFMKDIPNYNEIDNCI
- the holA gene encoding DNA polymerase III subunit delta codes for the protein MAQANDKYLQIISNIKKGELKPVYLLMGDESYYIDSITDAIIENALDESERDFNQTILYGLDAEISSLINTAKRYPMMSSRQLVVLKEAQMFDDIDDIIMYVEHYQPSTVFVINYKGGVLKNKKLITAIEKIGAVYEFKKLYENQIPKFITDYLQNYSLKIEPKAVSMLSDYIGNDLSRIAGELDKLRIVIGDSKEITAHLVENNIGISKDYNNFEFLAALVRKDIYKVNKIINYFESNPKNNSIIPTIRMMFNFFSNLLLLYYAPDKSDAGLLKELNLKTTFQLKEYNTAKINYNVFKCVDIIALLREYDAKSKGVGISSSTTDASLLRELSYKIMH